From a single Anomaloglossus baeobatrachus isolate aAnoBae1 chromosome 4, aAnoBae1.hap1, whole genome shotgun sequence genomic region:
- the THAP5 gene encoding THAP domain-containing protein 5 isoform X1, translating into MAGKQQNPSEMPTCQTMTYELHHASSLENMPLEEPLAEPSDTLHRCNVYFSNEAQTSDNSLVFPAIKHTIEQQGSAEESVITIIVPEDIAKKTSILPILQDHHFTHGENLDVEHISSNDSDTGDEFLEMEHSYCRHDRKRLRKTITKLQAKIALLEVQENVTLGRLSFLEELIGQLKEENLLSDEKLKILDNCQKNF; encoded by the exons ATGGCGG GAAAGCAACAGAATCCGAGTGAAATGCCAACCTGCCAGACAATGACTTACGAGTTGCATCATGCATCATCCCTGGAAAATATGCCTTTAGAAGAGCCATTAGCAGAGCCGTCTGACACTCTACATAGATGTAATGTGTATTTTAGCAATGAAGCACAAACCTCTGACAACTCACTGGTGTTCCCTGCTATTAAGCATACGATAGAGCAGCAGGGCTCGGCTGAGGAATCCGTCATAACCATCATTGTTCCAGAAGACATTGCAAAAAAAACAAGTATTTTGCCCATCTTACAGGATCATCACTTCACTCATGGGGAAAATCTGGATGTGGAGCACATTTCTTCCAATGACTCGGACACAGGTGATGAGTTTTTAGAAATGGAGCATTCGTACTGCAGACATGACAGGAAGCGTCTCCGGAAGACCATAACTAAACTCCAGGCCAAAATTGCGCTGCTAGAAGTGCAGGAGAATGTCACTCTTGGCCGCCTGAGCTTTTTAGAGGAGCTGATCGGACAGTTAAAAGAAGAAAACTTGTTATCAGATGAAAAGCTAAAAATTCTTGATAATTGTCAgaaaaacttttga
- the DNAJB9 gene encoding dnaJ homolog subfamily B member 9, translating to MASAQSVLTFAVCILFISEVILAKKTYYDILGVPKNASERQIKKAFHKLAMKYHPDKNKSPDAEAKFREIAEAYEVLSDDNKRKEYDQFGHDTFTAGGRGGSEKHFHQPFNFNFDDLFKDFEFFGESQNTRSKRHFDNAHFRSQQDPSNRHRRPFDDFGFGGSLFNDMFEDMEKMFTFNSFGNSQRQNVRTDGSFQGSSKHCRTVTQRRGNMVTTYTDCSGQ from the exons ATGGCTTCAGCTCAGTCTGTGCTCACATTTGCAGTTTGTATATTATTTATATCTGAAGTCATATTGGCTAAAAAGACTTACTATGACATCTTGGGGGTTCCAAAAAATGCCTCCGAGCGACAGATCAAAAAAGCCTTCCACAAACTGGCCATGAAGTATCATCCTGATAAAAATAAGAGTCCTGATGCTGAAGCAAAGTTTAGAGAAATAGCTGAAG CGTATGAGGTTCTATCTGATGACAATAAACGCAAGGAATACGACCAGTTCGGCCATGATACTTTCACCGCTGGAGGGAGAGGCGGCAGCGAAAAGCATTTCCACCAACCTTTCAATTTTAACTTTGATGATCTGTTTAAAGACTTTGAATTCTTCGGGGAGAGCCAAAACACTAGATCAAAGAGACACTTCGACAATGCCCACTTTAGGAGCCAGCAAGATCCTTCCAATAGGCACAGACGCCCTTTTGATGACTTTGGCTTTGGGGGCAGTTTATTTAATGACATGTTTGAAGATATGGAAAAGATGTTTACATTCAATAGTTTTGGGAACTCTCAGCGGCAGAATGTCAGAACAGACGGCAGTTTCCAGGGATCGAGCAAGCACTGCAGAACTGTCACTCAGCGGCGAGGAAACATGGTGACGACCTACACAGATTGTTCAGGGCAATGA
- the THAP5 gene encoding THAP domain-containing protein 5 isoform X2, with the protein MPTCQTMTYELHHASSLENMPLEEPLAEPSDTLHRCNVYFSNEAQTSDNSLVFPAIKHTIEQQGSAEESVITIIVPEDIAKKTSILPILQDHHFTHGENLDVEHISSNDSDTGDEFLEMEHSYCRHDRKRLRKTITKLQAKIALLEVQENVTLGRLSFLEELIGQLKEENLLSDEKLKILDNCQKNF; encoded by the coding sequence ATGCCAACCTGCCAGACAATGACTTACGAGTTGCATCATGCATCATCCCTGGAAAATATGCCTTTAGAAGAGCCATTAGCAGAGCCGTCTGACACTCTACATAGATGTAATGTGTATTTTAGCAATGAAGCACAAACCTCTGACAACTCACTGGTGTTCCCTGCTATTAAGCATACGATAGAGCAGCAGGGCTCGGCTGAGGAATCCGTCATAACCATCATTGTTCCAGAAGACATTGCAAAAAAAACAAGTATTTTGCCCATCTTACAGGATCATCACTTCACTCATGGGGAAAATCTGGATGTGGAGCACATTTCTTCCAATGACTCGGACACAGGTGATGAGTTTTTAGAAATGGAGCATTCGTACTGCAGACATGACAGGAAGCGTCTCCGGAAGACCATAACTAAACTCCAGGCCAAAATTGCGCTGCTAGAAGTGCAGGAGAATGTCACTCTTGGCCGCCTGAGCTTTTTAGAGGAGCTGATCGGACAGTTAAAAGAAGAAAACTTGTTATCAGATGAAAAGCTAAAAATTCTTGATAATTGTCAgaaaaacttttga